From the genome of Desulfatibacillum aliphaticivorans DSM 15576, one region includes:
- a CDS encoding tetratricopeptide repeat protein — protein sequence MKNPHYMYAQAFRSYKNLAAQGHPEAQRLLGMMYENGQGVPKNYLEASRWYEKAASAGDMGGVVRLGLLHANGRGIPKNFVEGCKLFLIAKDMGYPNAQALLDQLTPKMTEEQLAEANALAGEWAPVVQD from the coding sequence ATGAAAAACCCTCATTATATGTATGCGCAGGCTTTCAGAAGCTATAAGAATCTGGCGGCGCAGGGTCACCCCGAAGCCCAACGCCTGCTGGGCATGATGTACGAAAACGGGCAAGGCGTGCCCAAGAATTATCTGGAAGCGTCCCGCTGGTACGAAAAGGCGGCGTCAGCAGGGGATATGGGCGGGGTGGTGCGCCTGGGCCTGCTGCATGCTAACGGCAGGGGCATTCCCAAAAATTTTGTGGAAGGCTGCAAGTTGTTCCTGATTGCAAAGGATATGGGCTATCCCAATGCCCAGGCCCTTTTGGATCAGTTGACTCCAAAAATGACGGAGGAGCAACTGGCCGAGGCGAACGCCCTGGCCGGAGAATGGGCGCCCGTGGTGCAGGATTAG
- a CDS encoding HypC/HybG/HupF family hydrogenase formation chaperone, whose amino-acid sequence MCLAIPSKIVDIQGVVGTIDLEGVTRTINMALLENARVGDYVLVHAGFAISVIDEAEAAQSLDLIRELAEASLAEG is encoded by the coding sequence ATGTGCTTGGCAATACCTTCGAAAATTGTAGACATCCAGGGCGTAGTGGGAACCATTGATCTGGAAGGGGTCACCCGAACCATCAATATGGCCCTGCTGGAAAACGCCCGGGTGGGAGATTATGTGCTGGTCCATGCCGGATTTGCAATCAGCGTGATCGATGAAGCGGAAGCGGCGCAGTCCCTGGATTTAATTCGCGAACTGGCGGAAGCCTCCTTAGCGGAAGGCTGA
- the hypD gene encoding hydrogenase formation protein HypD: MSYQNLDSFRDPEVAKTLSGLIAESCQSPMRIMEVCGTHTVSIFRNGIRDMLPEDITLVSGPGCPVCVTDQKEIDDFIQLARKKNVILATFGDLMRVPGTQSSLQKQRAQGRKVKVVYSAFDALTLAAQNPKKKIVFCGVGFETTAPTVGACILEADRQGLKNFFIYSAHKTVPPALDALMSMDTVIDGFMMPGHVSVIIGADAYLPLVEKFSIPCAIAGFEPNDILASILTLVQQKEAGESKLENTYSRAVSPVGNKKAREVMEQVFDRVDASWRGLGVIPGSGLSIREEYERFDASKAFELPPARSAAPKGCICGAILTGKKIPPQCPKYKIECTPTDPLGPCMVSSEGTCAAYYRYHGAITKVY; encoded by the coding sequence ATGTCTTATCAAAACCTGGATTCATTTAGGGATCCTGAAGTAGCAAAAACCTTGTCCGGCCTCATTGCGGAGTCCTGCCAGAGCCCCATGCGAATTATGGAGGTCTGCGGAACCCATACGGTATCCATATTCCGCAACGGCATTCGCGACATGCTGCCCGAAGACATCACCTTGGTTTCCGGCCCCGGCTGCCCGGTCTGCGTCACCGATCAAAAGGAAATCGACGACTTCATCCAGCTTGCAAGGAAGAAAAACGTCATTCTGGCCACTTTCGGCGATTTAATGCGGGTGCCCGGCACCCAGTCCTCCCTGCAAAAGCAGCGCGCCCAGGGCCGTAAGGTGAAAGTGGTGTATTCCGCCTTTGACGCCCTGACCCTGGCCGCCCAGAATCCTAAAAAGAAAATCGTTTTTTGCGGCGTGGGATTTGAAACCACGGCGCCGACCGTGGGCGCCTGCATCCTGGAAGCCGACAGGCAAGGTTTGAAGAATTTTTTCATATACTCAGCTCACAAAACCGTGCCCCCGGCCCTGGACGCCTTGATGTCCATGGATACGGTCATTGACGGCTTTATGATGCCCGGGCACGTTTCCGTGATTATCGGCGCTGACGCCTACCTGCCCCTGGTGGAGAAGTTTTCCATCCCCTGCGCCATCGCCGGGTTTGAACCCAACGATATTCTGGCCTCCATCCTCACCTTGGTGCAGCAAAAGGAAGCCGGAGAGTCCAAACTGGAAAACACCTATTCCAGGGCCGTCTCCCCGGTAGGCAATAAAAAAGCCCGAGAGGTTATGGAGCAGGTTTTCGATAGGGTGGACGCCTCCTGGAGGGGATTGGGCGTCATACCCGGAAGCGGTTTGTCCATCCGGGAGGAGTATGAACGCTTTGACGCGTCCAAGGCCTTTGAACTGCCTCCGGCCCGGTCGGCCGCTCCCAAAGGCTGCATCTGCGGCGCCATTCTGACCGGCAAAAAAATCCCCCCCCAATGCCCGAAATACAAGATCGAATGCACTCCCACAGACCCTTTGGGCCCGTGCATGGTGTCCTCCGAAGGCACATGCGCGGCGTATTACCGGTACCACGGGGCGATCACCAAGGTCTATTGA
- the hypF gene encoding carbamoyltransferase HypF, translating into MAKTIIAKEIAVGGIVQGIGFRPFIYQLAERFGLTGEVSNTSAGVHILLEGSPQGMDGFLRDLQARPPALAVLTRVEAQETAPRGFTRFTITKSEAGPARATLISPDVSICQDCLKELFDPADRRYLYPFINCTNCGPRYTIINDIPYDRPKTSMAGFTMCPDCQAEYDDPADRRFHAQPNACPVCGPKVELLDNQGRPVSCRNPLARAGELLKQGRILAIKGLGGFHLAADAGNSQAVSLLRQRKLREEKPLAVMVLDVDAARELAEVGPEEVALLTGFRRPIVLLKKRAPEALAPEVAPSNRNLGVMLPYTPMHYVLMQHGPNALVMTSGNLSEEPICIDNQDALNRLGNIADFFLVHNRDIYLRSDDSIVRRGAGETRFIRRSRGYVPTPVFLKNKAPHILACGALLKNTVCLTRGDQAFVSQHVGDLENLETLEFFRLTIDHLKRILDIEPQAVAHDMHPDYLSTVFAKELGLPRVEVQHHHAHIASCMAENQVEGQVIGVALDGTGLGTDRAIWGGEVLLCGMKDFHRAAHLSYTPMPGGNKAVKEPWRMAVSHLKGAFGKAFLDIRLPLLDTVSCTGIQTIDQMIDRAINAPLTSSTGRLFDAVAAITGLRFNASYDGQAAMELEMAADPRADKPYEWAVTGEDPMEILTAPIIRGAALDVEKGRPTAEVAGRFHASLIQAFAHVCQVLRTQTGVRQVALSGGSFQNALLLSGLIRELESRGFKVFTHKICPVNDGGLSLGQAMVAAASIT; encoded by the coding sequence ATGGCCAAAACCATAATAGCTAAAGAGATAGCCGTGGGCGGCATTGTCCAGGGTATTGGCTTTCGCCCCTTTATCTATCAACTGGCCGAACGTTTCGGCCTGACGGGGGAGGTGTCCAATACCTCCGCAGGAGTGCATATTCTCCTGGAAGGCTCTCCCCAGGGCATGGACGGCTTCCTCCGCGACCTCCAGGCCAGGCCGCCTGCTTTGGCCGTTCTCACCAGGGTGGAAGCCCAGGAAACCGCCCCCAGGGGATTCACCCGATTCACCATTACAAAAAGCGAGGCGGGCCCGGCCAGGGCTACGCTGATTTCCCCGGACGTGTCCATTTGCCAGGATTGCCTGAAGGAACTCTTCGATCCCGCAGACAGGCGATACCTTTATCCGTTCATCAATTGCACCAATTGCGGCCCCAGATACACCATCATAAACGACATCCCTTACGACCGCCCCAAGACCAGCATGGCCGGGTTCACCATGTGCCCGGACTGCCAGGCCGAATACGACGACCCAGCCGACAGGCGCTTTCACGCCCAGCCCAACGCATGTCCGGTCTGCGGCCCCAAAGTGGAGTTGCTGGACAACCAGGGCCGGCCGGTCTCTTGCCGGAATCCGTTGGCCAGGGCCGGAGAGTTGTTGAAGCAAGGGCGCATCCTGGCAATCAAGGGCCTGGGCGGATTTCATCTGGCCGCGGACGCAGGAAATTCCCAGGCTGTCAGTCTGCTGCGCCAACGCAAGCTCAGGGAGGAAAAGCCCCTGGCCGTAATGGTCCTCGATGTGGATGCGGCGCGGGAATTGGCGGAGGTCGGCCCAGAGGAAGTGGCCTTGCTCACGGGATTTCGCAGGCCCATCGTATTGCTGAAAAAACGGGCTCCCGAGGCTCTGGCGCCGGAAGTCGCGCCGTCCAATCGGAACCTGGGGGTCATGCTGCCTTACACGCCCATGCACTATGTGCTCATGCAGCACGGCCCGAATGCCCTGGTCATGACCTCGGGCAATCTGAGCGAAGAGCCTATCTGCATTGACAACCAGGACGCGTTAAATCGCCTTGGGAATATCGCGGATTTTTTTCTGGTGCATAATCGGGACATCTACCTGCGCTCCGACGATTCCATCGTGCGGCGCGGGGCCGGAGAAACCCGGTTCATCCGCCGCAGCAGGGGATACGTCCCCACGCCGGTGTTTTTGAAAAACAAGGCCCCGCATATTCTCGCCTGCGGGGCTTTGCTCAAAAACACGGTTTGCCTCACAAGGGGGGATCAGGCTTTTGTGAGCCAGCATGTGGGGGACCTGGAAAACCTGGAGACCCTGGAGTTCTTCCGTCTGACCATCGACCATTTAAAGCGCATTCTGGACATAGAACCCCAGGCGGTCGCCCATGATATGCACCCGGACTATCTGAGTACGGTTTTCGCCAAGGAGTTGGGCCTTCCCCGGGTGGAAGTCCAGCATCATCACGCCCACATTGCGTCGTGCATGGCGGAAAACCAGGTCGAGGGCCAGGTCATCGGCGTGGCTCTGGACGGAACCGGCCTGGGAACGGATCGCGCCATCTGGGGCGGAGAGGTATTGCTTTGCGGGATGAAGGATTTTCATAGGGCGGCCCACTTGTCCTATACGCCCATGCCCGGCGGAAATAAAGCGGTCAAGGAGCCCTGGCGCATGGCCGTCAGCCATCTAAAAGGGGCGTTTGGCAAGGCTTTTCTGGACATTAGGCTCCCTTTGTTGGATACTGTAAGTTGCACCGGGATCCAAACAATCGATCAAATGATCGACCGGGCCATCAATGCGCCTCTTACATCCAGCACAGGACGTCTTTTTGATGCGGTCGCCGCCATTACGGGGTTAAGGTTTAACGCCTCGTATGACGGACAGGCCGCCATGGAACTGGAAATGGCTGCCGACCCTCGGGCGGACAAGCCTTATGAATGGGCCGTAACTGGCGAGGATCCCATGGAAATATTAACCGCTCCCATCATTCGGGGGGCGGCTTTGGACGTGGAAAAAGGCAGGCCGACCGCCGAAGTCGCCGGACGATTTCATGCCAGTTTGATTCAAGCCTTCGCCCATGTCTGCCAAGTCCTGCGGACGCAAACCGGCGTTCGTCAGGTCGCCCTGTCAGGAGGTTCGTTCCAGAACGCCCTGCTGCTAAGCGGCCTGATCCGGGAGTTGGAAAGCCGGGGCTTTAAAGTTTTTACTCATAAGATTTGTCCGGTCAATGACGGAGGCCTCAGCCTGGGCCAGGCCATGGTTGCCGCCGCATCCATAACCTGA
- the hypE gene encoding hydrogenase expression/formation protein HypE, whose product MKDQSILLDHGSGGKLSNELINSILMPAFDNAILEAQEDGAIIPVNQGRLAFSTDTFVVDPIFFPGGNIGDLAVHGTVNDVAMCGGVPQYLSVGLIIEEGFEISQLKIIVASMAKAAAAAGVRIVTGDTKVVPKGACDKIFINTSGFGFIPDEINLSASLAKPGDRIILSGNMADHGVTILTQRESLEFDAPIQSDSAALNTMTAAMLKAAPGIHVLRDPTRGGVGTTLCEIAKKSNIGMKIREKDLPVDQSVMGVCDLLGLDPLYVANEGKLLAIVPPEQAEAALEACKQDVHGKKARFIGEVVADHPGQVVMQTAIGGARMVDMLTGEQLPRIC is encoded by the coding sequence ATGAAAGATCAAAGCATCCTTTTGGACCATGGAAGCGGCGGCAAACTTTCCAACGAACTGATCAACAGCATCTTAATGCCCGCCTTTGACAACGCCATCCTGGAAGCCCAGGAAGACGGCGCCATCATACCGGTCAACCAGGGCAGGCTGGCCTTTTCCACCGACACCTTTGTGGTGGACCCCATTTTCTTCCCCGGCGGCAATATCGGCGATCTGGCCGTCCACGGCACGGTGAACGACGTGGCCATGTGCGGCGGCGTGCCCCAGTACCTGAGCGTGGGCCTGATCATCGAAGAAGGCTTTGAAATTTCCCAGCTCAAGATAATCGTGGCGTCCATGGCAAAGGCCGCTGCGGCCGCCGGAGTCAGGATCGTCACCGGGGACACCAAGGTGGTTCCCAAAGGCGCCTGCGACAAGATTTTCATCAACACCTCGGGCTTCGGCTTTATTCCGGACGAAATAAACCTCAGCGCCTCCCTGGCCAAGCCCGGAGACCGGATCATCCTGAGCGGAAACATGGCCGACCACGGCGTGACCATCCTCACGCAAAGGGAATCCCTGGAGTTTGACGCGCCCATTCAAAGCGATTCGGCGGCCCTCAATACAATGACCGCCGCCATGCTTAAGGCCGCCCCCGGCATCCACGTGCTGCGGGACCCCACGCGCGGCGGGGTGGGGACCACCCTGTGCGAAATCGCCAAAAAATCCAACATCGGCATGAAAATCCGGGAAAAAGACCTGCCCGTGGATCAGTCCGTCATGGGCGTGTGCGATCTGTTGGGCCTGGACCCCCTGTACGTGGCCAACGAAGGCAAGCTCCTGGCAATCGTCCCGCCGGAGCAGGCCGAGGCCGCCCTGGAAGCGTGCAAACAAGACGTCCACGGCAAGAAGGCCCGCTTCATAGGCGAGGTGGTCGCCGATCATCCGGGGCAGGTGGTTATGCAGACGGCCATCGGCGGCGCCCGCATGGTGGACATGCTCACCGGCGAGCAGCTTCCGAGAATTTGTTAA